The Limnospira fusiformis SAG 85.79 genomic interval GATTTGCGAGGGGGGTATTAGTTCCCCCACTTTAGCTAAACAGGCGATCGCTTTAGGCGCTAATGCGATCGTCGTCGGTACGGCTATCACTGGTATTGATTACCTAGTACAGGGATTTCAAGAAGCTACTACTAATTCCTGATTTCTGGGAATCTCATAACTCATAAAATCATAGGCCATTTTGGTATGGGGAAAAATTGCCCTAGCTTCCTTTAACAAATCCTCCAAAACTATATCATTTCCCGGTGCATAGCGGGGGCTAAAATGCGTCATTAATAGAGTTTTGACTCCCGCAGCCAAAGCCACCTGCGCCGCCATTGTAGACGTAGAATGCAGTCGCTGAAATGCCATATCAGCATCAAGATGAGAAAATGTAGCCTCGTGTATGAGAACATCTGCACCTGTGGATAATTCGATCGCCCCCTCACACAAGACAGTATCCGTACAATAAACCAATTTACGGCCGATTTCCGGTTTTCCACAAAGAGCAGAACCGTTAATTTGACGACCATCTGGAAGGGTGACAATTTCCCCATTTTTCAGTTTACCATAAATCGGTCCGGGTGGAATCCCCAAGGCTTGAGCTTTTTCCACATAAAAACGTCCGGGGCGATCCTTTTCTTCGATCCGATATCCAAAGGCGGGAACTCGATGTTTGAGAGGTCCACAACGGACAATATATTCCTCGTCTTCGTAAATTATTCCAGGTTTAACGCGATGGACTTTTACCGGATAAGAAAAGTGGGTTTGAGAATAGCGAGTGCAGGATTTTAAGTAATCTTCTAATTCTGGGGGTCCGTAGATATCTATGCGGTTAGCATTTCCGGCTAAACCACAGGTAGCTAGTAATCCCATTAAACCAAAAATGTGATCACCGTGCATATGTGTGATAAAAATACGACTCAGTTGGCTGACTTTTAATTCACTACGCAAAAACTGATGTTGGGTTCCTTCTCCGCAGTCAAATAACCAAAGTTCTGCCCTTTGGGGAAGACGTAGGGCGATACTAGAAACATTTCGCGATCGCGTGGGAACTCCTGAACTTGTGCCTAAAAATGTAATCTGCAAAATGGCTACTCCTTTGATTTTACTATGGCGATTTTAGTTAATGTTCATCCTGTCAAAATATCACGCTTTACCCACCAAATTAGACACAATTTTAGCCGAACTGATCACCCCTGGAATCCCCGCGCCCGGATGAGTACCCGCCCCGACAAAATACAAATTAGGGATATCTTCACTGACATTATGGGGACGAAACCAAGCGGACTGCATTAAGGTAGGTTCTAGGGAAAATGCACTTCCTAAATAGCTGTTAAGGGTATTTTGAAAATGCAGCGGATCTATATAATTTTCGGTGACAATATGTTGGGATAAATTGGGCATATATTGATTTTCTAAAAATTGAATTAGGCGATCGCGATAAGGTTTTGCCATGATTTTCCAGTCCGTATCTCCTGCTAAATTAGGAACCGGAGATAGCACATACCAACAATCACAACCCGATGGCGCTAAGGATGGGTCAGTCGCCGTAGGACGGTGTAAATACAGAGCAAAATCTGATGATAGGTGTTTTCGCCTAAACAAATCATCCATTAATTCTCGATAATTTGGTCCCATGATAATTTCATGGTGTGCCATATTATTATAACGTCTATTGGTACCAAAGTAAACTACAAATAGAGAAATTGAATGGCGCAGGCTTTTAATTTGGCGATCGCTATATTTTCTCCTAAATTTGGGTGAGATTAAATTGAGATAAGTAAACGCCACATCACCATTACTCACTACCGCCTCAGCTTCCCACATTTCCTGACTCTTCAAAATCACCCCCTTAGCTTTTCTGGTAGCCTCATCAATCACAATTTCCTCAACTTCCGCATTGACACATAAAACCCCCCCTATCTCCTCAAAAAGTCGCACCAAAGCCGCCACCAAAGCCCCCGTCCCCCCCATCGCAAACCAAATCCCAAAAACCTGTTCAAGTTTATGAATCATGGCATAAATCGATGTACTATTAAAAGGATTTCCACCAATCAATAAAGGATGAAAACTAAACACCTGGCGCAACCGTTCATCCTGTATATATTGATTCACAAATCCCGCCACAGATTTATAGGATTGAAGTTGTATCATGGCGGGCGCAACTTTCAGCATATCCCTAAATTTATGAAAAGGTTTAGTCATCAAAGGCAATCCTTTACTAAAGACTAAATCCGCCGCCCGACAGAATCTTTGATATCCCTGTACATCCCCAGGATTAAACTCTCGAATTTGCTCGATAAGTTGCTCGTAGTTATCATTATAGTTAAACACTGAACCATCAGGAAATCTGACCCGATAAAAAGGGTCTAGTTTGACTAATTGTACATAATCCGACATGGAGCGATCGGCTAAAGTAAATAAATCCTCAATTAATCCAGGAGCGGTAATAATGGTGGGACCGCCATCAAAGGTAAAACCATCCTGCTGATAGCAATAAGCCCGCCCTCCCGGTTTATCTCGCTTCTCAACAATAGTTACTTGATGACCTAAAGCCTGCAACCGAATCCCCGCAGCCAATCCACCCAATCCACTGCCAATAATGATAATATTCATGATTTTAGTTAATCGCACTGAATAGTTACTATAATATCTGAAAATATGTAATAATAAACAAGTGCTAAATAGAGACCTTTACAAATACCTGAGCCTAATGGTTCCCCATTAAGTTAACTTAAAGAGGGCGATCGCCCTTGGTGATCCGTCCCCACAATTGGAGCCTGAGCCGACATAATTAGGTAAGCAGATAGGAAATCAAACCCTTATCGAAATTAGCGGCTTCTCCAGACGGAAAAGTTAAAACCCAACTTGTCTGTATTCAGCGTCATTTGTCAGAACATCGATGAGTAGATTCTATAGTCTCCGGTTCACCGCCCAAATTTTAGCCCTGTTACCGATTGTACTTATGACTGGATGTTCCCAGTCTCAACAGTCGGCACACAACCAAGTATCGGAAAAAGCGATCGCCGCCCAGGTGTCTGAATCAGAATCAGTCCCCAATGCGATCGCCCAATCAGCCAATCAAATTATATCCAAATCCAATCACTGCGTCGAAACCAACCCCTTTGATGAATCAGTGCGTTTTGCTCTGAGAGCCTCCAATTTAGCCCAAAACGCCCGCACCAAGGAAGATTGGGACGAAGTAGCCCGTCAATGGGTGCAAGCCGTAGCATGGATGCAAGCCGTCCCTCCCCGCAGTCCCCGGCGCAGCTTTGCCGAAAGAAAAGTAGTAGAGTATATGCGTAACCTGACTTACTCCCAACAACAAGCAGCCAGAAGCAGGTCAGTAAGTGCTTTTCCCAGTTTTGACAGCGAACTTTTCGATCGCCAATTAGAACTATATCTATCCTATTTAAGCACCGTTGGTACGCCAGACATTTTAATTGTCGGCAGTTCCCGCGCCCTTCAGGGAGTCGATCCTAGTCAAATGCAGCGTTCCCTAGCCGCTAGAGGCTACGGAAACCTAAGAATTTTCAACTTTGGCATCAATGGGGCTACAGCCCAGTTAGTAAACTATTTAATTAGGGAAATCTTACCCCCAGAGCATTTACCTCCGATGATTCTGTGGGCTGACGGAGTGCGAGCCTTTAATAGTGGTCGTTTTGATCGCACCTTTGCAGCAGTTTTAGCATCTGCGGGACATCAACGCATAGGTTCTGGTATCCGCCCCCAACTAGCCCAAGCACAACCTTACCCAACCACCTGTCACGAGTTCCCAGCACTTTGTGTGGCGAGGGGGTCAAAATTCAATTTTTACCAAGCAAAGCCGGATATCACCTTAGAGCCGATCATGGCGGACTCATCAGCAGACTGGGAACTAACAGATTTAGTCTATCGCCCTGGACAACAGCCCTTTAATCTGACTCCCATATCTCTTGATAACATTGATGCTCAAGGATTCCTACCCCTAAGCGATCGCTATAATCCCCAGACCTATTATCAACGTCGCCCTTATGTCTCTGGTCGTTATGACGGAGACTATCAATCATTTAACCTACAGGGGGTACAAGCCAGAGCCTTTGATTCTGTCGTCGCCTTTACTCGCGGGCGCAATATTTCCCTAGTCTTGGTTAACCTTCCCCTGACCCAAGGCTATTTAGACTCTGTGCGCTGGTCTGCTGAACGTCAATTCCAGGATCGGATGACATACCTTTCCCGACAGCAGGGGTTCCTGTTTATTGACCTCTCCCAAAGGGCTCTCACCCAATACCATTATTTTGTAGACCCTAGCCACCTCAACCGTTACGGCGCGAGGGCTGTCTCTCAAAAATTAGTCGCTGAACCCTCTATTCCCTGGCCCAGGAGGAACTGAGCGCTCCGTAGCCCAGCCCTGTGCGGTGAATTGACCCACCCCACCAGTAGTTTTTTTGGCAATGATTGTAACGAAATATTACAAGTTTGACGTTATAGCAGCATAACCGCTTGACATCTGAAAAAAGACCGGCTATCTTGTCATACATACCCGGGTACACAAGTTCACTGTCCTATGCAAAGCAAGCAAAAGGTAACACTCTATATTCCACCTCAACTGCATCGCCAACTCAAAATCAAGGCAGCAGTTGAATCGGAACCCATGTCCGCTCTAGCTGAAAAAGCTCTTGTCTTCTATCTCACCCACCCAGAAATCGTAGATGAGTTAGAAGGACTACACGGACATAGCCACAAGGTTTATGCCTGTCCCGAGTGTGCCAGTTCCGTGGTCATAGACCAAGGCGAATTGGTATCACTCAAGAACCAACCCACTGTACTGTCGGACGAAGAAATTTCGGTTACGCAAGTGCGAGAAGTGGGTTCAACCACTGCCCACACAGGAGAAGAAGAACTCGTTCCCTGTTGAGGAAGTCAAAAAACCTAGCTTCGATGATAGTGCGATGTCGTGCTCACAATCGGATATGGGGAAACACCATTAGTAAACGTTGTACCGTCTCTACCCTGGATCGAGGACTATGCAAGAAGAACTTAGTATCCTAATTGAAGCTCGATATCCTCTGATCTACCTCGTGACTTTCGAGGAGGAGCGGTCTGAGCAGGCGATCGCCACCATTGCACAGAACTCGAAGCGCCAGCGGGAAGTATACGTTTGGACAGTAACGAGGGGACTGACCCAATACAGCGGGGAGCAAGCCCGTAACACAGTACAGTCTAACACCGTATCACCGCAAGCCGCGATCGAATGGGTAATTCGGCACAGAGAACCAAATGCTAGTGGCAGTATTTACATCTTTAAGGACTTGCACCCCTTTAAGGATTCCCCAGAGGTAACCCGGTGTTTACGCGATGCGATCGCTAACTTCAAAAACACAAACAAGACAATCATCTTGATGTCTCCAGTGCAAGAAGTACCCATCGAGCTAGAAAAAGAAGTAGTGGTTCTTGACTTCCCCCTACCGGACATGACAGAACTCAATCAGGTACTGTCCGCCCAACTTGAGCAAAGCCGTTCTAAGCGCATCAACACCGAAACCAGGGAAAAACTCTTGAAGGCTACCCTAGGTTTAACAAAAGATGAAGCTGAGAAAGTGTACCGCAAAGCCCATGTAACGGCAGGTAGGCTGACTGATAAAGAGGTTGAAATTGTTCTGTCTGAGAAAAAACAACTCATTCGGCGCAATGGCATCCTAGAGTTCATAGATGTTGATGAAACCATTGATGCCGTTGGGGGCTTAGAAGAGCTAAAACACTGGTTACAGCAGCGTTCTAATGCCTTTACCGAACGAGCCCGAGAGTATGGTCTACCCCAACCCAAAGGGATGCTAATTTTGGGAATTCCCGGTTGTGGAAAATCCCTGATAGCTAAAACTACATCTAGGCTGTGGGGTTTACCCCTGTTGCGATTAGATATGGGTCGGGTCTATGATGGCTCCATGGTAGGGCGATCGGAAGCCAACCTTCGTAACGCCCTCAAAACGGCAGAATCGATTTCTCCAGCCATCCTATTCATCGATGAATTAGACAAATCCTTTGCCGGAGGGAGTGGCTCTGCTGATTCAGACGGTGGCACATCTAGCCGCATCTTTGGTTCTTTCCTAACCTGGATGCAAGAGAAACAATCCCCCGTGTTCGTGATGGCAACCGCCAACCGAGTCGAAAGGCTTCCCGGTGAGTTCCTCAGAAAAGGACGATTTGACGAAATCTTTTTTGTAGACTTACCCACCAAGGAAGAACGACAAGCTATTTTTCAGATTCACCTCTCCAAACGTCGCTCAGATATTGATCGCTTTGATATCGATCAGCTCTCTACCATATCTGAGGGCTTCTCAGGAGCGGAAATTGAGCAAGCCCTAATCGCTGCCATGTATGAGGCATTTGCTCAGGATCGCGAGTTTACGCAGCTCGACATCATCGCCGCCATTAAGGCAACCCTACCGCTGTCCAAAACTATGAAGGAACAGGTCACAGCGCTACGAGACTGGGCCAGACAGCGGGCGCGACCGGCTGCGTCCTCCGTCGCTGAATATCAGCGCATGGAGTTCTAACAGGCTTTCTCCTGGTCCAAACAGGAGTAAAGGCTAGCACATTCGCTAGCAGTTTCTATCACAATCGTCTTTGCATCCCACGAAGAGCGATTAAAGTTCAAATCAAAACCGTTGTTGTTTCGTTTTTAGTTCCACTAGGAGGATACCTAAATGTCTCACTTTAGCACACTGCGTACCAAGATCACCGATGCCGAAATCCTGAAATCTTCTCTGCGTGATCTGGGTATCTCTGTGAATTCCAACGCTGACGTTCGCGGTTACAACGGCCAGCGCGTCCGTGCCGACTTGGTTGCCGTCCTTGATGGCGAGTATGACCTGGGTTGGTCTCGCAATAGCGATGGAAGCTACGATTTGATCGCTGACCTGTGGGGTGTTGCTAAAAAACACAACCAAACTGAGTTGATCAACTCTATTAATCAAAAATACGCCGTTAACAAGACTTTGGCTGATGTTAAGCAGCGTGGTCTCCAAGGCGCAAACGTCAAACTGGTTGTTCAAAAATAGAATCTCTGAGCGTTCCCAAGCTG includes:
- a CDS encoding ribonuclease Z, which gives rise to MQITFLGTSSGVPTRSRNVSSIALRLPQRAELWLFDCGEGTQHQFLRSELKVSQLSRIFITHMHGDHIFGLMGLLATCGLAGNANRIDIYGPPELEDYLKSCTRYSQTHFSYPVKVHRVKPGIIYEDEEYIVRCGPLKHRVPAFGYRIEEKDRPGRFYVEKAQALGIPPGPIYGKLKNGEIVTLPDGRQINGSALCGKPEIGRKLVYCTDTVLCEGAIELSTGADVLIHEATFSHLDADMAFQRLHSTSTMAAQVALAAGVKTLLMTHFSPRYAPGNDIVLEDLLKEARAIFPHTKMAYDFMSYEIPRNQELVVAS
- a CDS encoding phytoene desaturase yields the protein MNIIIIGSGLGGLAAGIRLQALGHQVTIVEKRDKPGGRAYCYQQDGFTFDGGPTIITAPGLIEDLFTLADRSMSDYVQLVKLDPFYRVRFPDGSVFNYNDNYEQLIEQIREFNPGDVQGYQRFCRAADLVFSKGLPLMTKPFHKFRDMLKVAPAMIQLQSYKSVAGFVNQYIQDERLRQVFSFHPLLIGGNPFNSTSIYAMIHKLEQVFGIWFAMGGTGALVAALVRLFEEIGGVLCVNAEVEEIVIDEATRKAKGVILKSQEMWEAEAVVSNGDVAFTYLNLISPKFRRKYSDRQIKSLRHSISLFVVYFGTNRRYNNMAHHEIIMGPNYRELMDDLFRRKHLSSDFALYLHRPTATDPSLAPSGCDCWYVLSPVPNLAGDTDWKIMAKPYRDRLIQFLENQYMPNLSQHIVTENYIDPLHFQNTLNSYLGSAFSLEPTLMQSAWFRPHNVSEDIPNLYFVGAGTHPGAGIPGVISSAKIVSNLVGKA
- the ycf46 gene encoding stress-responsive protein Ycf46 gives rise to the protein MQEELSILIEARYPLIYLVTFEEERSEQAIATIAQNSKRQREVYVWTVTRGLTQYSGEQARNTVQSNTVSPQAAIEWVIRHREPNASGSIYIFKDLHPFKDSPEVTRCLRDAIANFKNTNKTIILMSPVQEVPIELEKEVVVLDFPLPDMTELNQVLSAQLEQSRSKRINTETREKLLKATLGLTKDEAEKVYRKAHVTAGRLTDKEVEIVLSEKKQLIRRNGILEFIDVDETIDAVGGLEELKHWLQQRSNAFTERAREYGLPQPKGMLILGIPGCGKSLIAKTTSRLWGLPLLRLDMGRVYDGSMVGRSEANLRNALKTAESISPAILFIDELDKSFAGGSGSADSDGGTSSRIFGSFLTWMQEKQSPVFVMATANRVERLPGEFLRKGRFDEIFFVDLPTKEERQAIFQIHLSKRRSDIDRFDIDQLSTISEGFSGAEIEQALIAAMYEAFAQDREFTQLDIIAAIKATLPLSKTMKEQVTALRDWARQRARPAASSVAEYQRMEF
- a CDS encoding DUF1257 domain-containing protein, with protein sequence MSHFSTLRTKITDAEILKSSLRDLGISVNSNADVRGYNGQRVRADLVAVLDGEYDLGWSRNSDGSYDLIADLWGVAKKHNQTELINSINQKYAVNKTLADVKQRGLQGANVKLVVQK